One genomic region from Rosa rugosa chromosome 1, drRosRugo1.1, whole genome shotgun sequence encodes:
- the LOC133707748 gene encoding egg cell-secreted protein 1.2-like, with product MALKNLVLVSMVTLIASLILSASNATATRKISDKTSGEGEGGLVECGNALVELKSCSQEIVVYFLNGKANIDPDCCKAIAIITRHCWPAMLTSLGFTAEQGDILRGYCDAAAAVTTTAPAAAPLARTTPLTRC from the coding sequence ATGGCTTTGAagaatttggttttggtttccaTGGTGACACTGATCGCATCCCTCATACTGAGTGCAAGTAATGCTACTGCTACGAGGAAAATTTCTGACAAAACGAGCGGTGAAGGCGAAGGCGGGCTAGTGGAATGCGGAAATGCGCTGGTGGAGCTGAAATCTTGCTCGCAAGAGATTGTTGTGTATTTCCTGAATGGGAAGGCTAACATTGATCCAGACTGTTGCAAAGCTATCGCCATCATTACACGTCACTGCTGGCCTGCAATGCTTACTTCCCTTGGCTTCACTGCAGAACAAGGTGACATCTTACGAGGCTACTGTGATGCTGCGGCTGCTGTGACTACTACTGCTCCTGCTGCAGCGCCACTTGCGCGTACAACACCTCTTACCCGttgttga